A genomic segment from Lignipirellula cremea encodes:
- a CDS encoding S1C family serine protease, with amino-acid sequence MRHSPRPKNSTHLNPQHLRLGRETWAVLISVCLAAPLSAVAEDGPFHKAAVLAQQRTVKIYGAGIGNIAGYASGIVVSHDGQILAPQGVYLSGQRIRVVLPDGAQHEAEVLRRSREQQLALLKIPADTPRFFTLSPEPVGEQGDWVLAVSNAFKVAEGDEPLGVNLGVISLRTTLEAQQGDGTFAGEVLLIDAVTSNPGAAGGAVVTIEGRLAGMIGKVVESKTTGVRLNYAVPVEQLQRFVEEKPAVAARPASMAEPDLGLRLFTLSGRSAPAYIDRLSPDGPAARAGLKPDDLVVSVAGKTVRSVSDFQKAAAQLKPGESIELLVKRKQELVRVQLTPVARE; translated from the coding sequence ATGCGACATTCGCCGCGCCCCAAGAATAGTACGCACCTCAACCCGCAACACCTGCGGCTGGGACGGGAAACATGGGCCGTACTGATCTCCGTTTGCCTGGCCGCTCCGTTATCTGCGGTCGCGGAGGACGGGCCGTTCCACAAAGCGGCCGTGCTGGCGCAGCAGCGAACGGTGAAGATTTATGGCGCCGGCATCGGTAATATCGCCGGTTACGCCAGCGGGATTGTCGTGTCGCACGACGGTCAGATCCTGGCGCCGCAGGGCGTGTATCTGTCGGGGCAGCGGATTCGTGTCGTCCTGCCCGACGGCGCCCAGCACGAGGCGGAAGTCCTTCGTCGCAGTCGCGAACAGCAACTGGCCCTGCTCAAAATTCCGGCCGATACGCCGCGGTTCTTTACGCTGTCTCCCGAGCCCGTTGGCGAACAGGGGGACTGGGTGCTGGCCGTCAGCAACGCATTCAAAGTGGCCGAAGGAGACGAGCCGCTGGGCGTGAACCTGGGGGTGATCAGCCTGCGGACGACGCTCGAAGCCCAGCAAGGCGACGGAACGTTCGCCGGCGAGGTGCTGCTGATCGATGCGGTCACCAGCAACCCCGGCGCGGCAGGCGGCGCGGTCGTGACGATTGAAGGCCGCCTGGCCGGCATGATCGGCAAGGTGGTGGAGAGCAAAACGACCGGCGTGCGGCTGAACTACGCGGTGCCGGTCGAGCAGTTACAGCGCTTTGTCGAAGAGAAGCCCGCGGTCGCCGCCCGTCCTGCGTCGATGGCGGAGCCGGACCTGGGCCTGCGGTTGTTCACGCTGTCAGGACGCAGTGCGCCGGCCTATATCGATCGCTTGTCGCCGGACGGACCGGCCGCCCGGGCCGGTTTGAAACCGGACGACCTGGTCGTTTCGGTGGCCGGAAAAACCGTGCGCAGCGTGAGTGATTTCCAAAAGGCGGCCGCCCAGCTGAAGCCGGGCGAGTCGATCGAACTGCTCGTCAAGCGGAAGCAGGAACTGGTCCGTGTGCAACTCACCCCCGTCGCCAGGGAGTAA